The following nucleotide sequence is from Flavobacterium sp. N1736.
ATAACACAATATTAAAAGTTGTAATTAAATAAACTAATCCAACTAAATTGTAAAGAAGGTCAGATGATTAATAATTAAATTTGATAAAATGTACCAATAAGTTTTATTTTTATTTAAAAAGATAACGATATGAAAATCCCCCTTTTAGCTTTTAACGATAAAGGAATTTACTGCCAGCAGGCCGATGTTTATCTCGATCCGTGGCAGCCTGTAAAAAATGCTATTATTACACATGGACATTCTGATCATGCACGTTGGGGACACCAAAATTATATTACACATCATACCAATATTCCCATTATCCGTCATCGTTTAGGAGACATAAACGTAACGGGAAAAGACTGGAACGAAACCTTTGTAATCAACAATGTAAAATTCTCGTTTCATCCCGCCGGACATATTATTGGAAGTGCTCAAATTAGGGTAGAACACAAAGGAGAAGTCTGGGTTTTTACCGGCGATTATAAAACAGAAGACGACGGTATTTCGGTTCCGTATGAAGTAGTAAAATGCCATACTTTTATAACCGAATGTACTTTTGGATTACCGGCTTTTAATTGGACTCCACAAGCTGAGGTAATTACAGAAATCAATAATTGGTGGGCAGAGAATAAGGCAGAAGGAAAAACTTCAATTTTGTTTGGTTATTCTTTAGGAAAAGCACAACGGCTTTTAAAATACTTAGATACAGATCTGGGAACGATTTATACACACGGCGCCATCGAAAATATGACCAATGTGGTTCGTCCGTTAATTGATCTTCCGCCAACAAAATTGGTGACTTACGAAACCAAAAAAGAAGATTTATTAGGAAATATTGTTCTCGCACCGCCAAGCGCGCACGGAAGTACATGGATCAGAAAAATGACGCCATTTGTTACCGGTTCTGCAAGTGGCTGGATGGCTTTTCGCGGAGCAAGACGCAGACGCGCCATTGATAAAGGTTTTGTTTTAAGCGATCATTGCGATTGGTATTCTCTATTAGACAGTATTAAAGCGACAGGAGCAGAAAAAGTAATCTGCACACACGGTTATACCGATATTTTCTCTAAATATTTAAGAGAATTGGGTTATGATGCCAGAACCGAAAAAACGCAATACGAAGGTGAAACTTCAGAAATGGAAAAGGAAGTTGAAACAGAGAAAGAAGTGTAAACAATGAAGAATTTCGCCCAACTTATAAAAGTTCTTGACAGTTCGAACAAAACGAATGTAAAAGTCGACGCGTTAACAATGTATTTTAAAAATGCATCGCCGGAAGATAAAGTCTGGACAATCGCGATACTTTCACATCGACGTCCGCCAAGACCTGTAAATACTACTTTGTTGCGTAATTGGGCAAATGAACTGGCAAATATTCCGTTATGGCTTTTTGAAGAAAGTTACCATATCGTGGGCGATTTGGCCGAAACAATCGCCTTGATAATCCCAACCACAAAAGAACATTCAGATAAGAGTTTAACTGAATATCTACAGGAAATTATCGCCTTAAAAAAGAAATCAGATCCTGATAAAAAAGAATATTTACAGCAAAACTGGCTGGCATTAAATTATTACGAACGGTTTGTTTTTACCAAATTAATTACCGGAAGTTTTAGAATCGGCGTAAGCCAAAAATTAATGACCAGAGCACTTTCTAAAGCCGAAGATGTTGATGAAGATGCTTTGGCGTATAAATTAATGGGAAATTGGGATCCAAATACAATCACTTTTCAGGAATTGATTCTGGACGAAAAAAACAGCGATTATCTATCAAAACCATATCCGTTTTATTTGGCGTATCCAATTGAAGGTGAAGTTGATAGTTTAGGAAATCCCGAAGATTGGTCGATAGAACATAAATGGGATGGAATTCGGTCGCAAACCATTATCCGTGAAAACGAAATTTATGTATGGTCAAGAGGCGAGGAGTTAGTAACCGATAAATATCCGGAGTTTAAATCTTTCGTTGGTTTGATTCCGGATGGAACCGTAATTGATGCCGAAATTTTAGCATTTCCGGAAGGCGAAATTGGAACTTTTAATGATTTACAAACCAGAATTGGGCGCAAAACCATTTCAGCAAGTTTACTGGAGAAAGTTCCCGTAATATTAAAAGCATATGATATTTTAGAATGGGAAAGTCAGGATATTCGCCATTTGCCGTATGCAGAACGAAGATTATTATTAGAACAATTATACGATTCCATAAAAGATAAAACGCGTTATTTTCAATTATCAGAAAGAGTATTGCTCCATTCCTGGGAAGATGTTACGAACGAAAGAATGCGTGCCCGCGAAATGAAAAGCGAAGGTTTGATGTTAAAACGCAATAATTCTGCCTATTTGGTAGGAAGAAAAAAAGGCGATTGGTGGAAATGGAAAATTGAACCTTTGGTAATTGATGCCGTTTTAACCTACGCCATGCGAGGTCACGGACGAAGATCAAATTTATTTACCGATTATACTTTTGCACTTTGGCAGACAAATGACAACGGCGAAAAAGAATTAGTCACATTCGCAAAAGCCTATTCCGGTTTAACCGATGCTGAATTTAGAAAAGTGGATGATTTTATAAAGAAAAACACATTAGAACGATTTGGTCCCGTTCGAAGTGTAACGCCACAATTGGTTTTTGAAATTGGCTTTGAAGGAATTGCGCTTTCAAAAAGACACAAAAGCGGCATTGCAACCCGATTTCCAAGAATTTTAAGATGGAGGCATGACAAAAAAATCGACGAGGCAAATTCGATTGAAGACTTAAAAAGCATGATTTCTTAAAAGGTTCAAAGGGACAAAGTAACAGAGTTTCAAAGAAAAAAACTTTTGGAAACAGCTAAACTTTGTCTCTCTGAACTTTGCAACTTTGAACTTTATAAAAAAATGAACAGAGACGAACTATATACAATTGCAGAAAATTGGTTTCAGGATCAGGGCTGGAAAGTTTTTCCGTTTCAAACCCAAACCTGGACAGCATTTTTGCAGGGAAAAAATGGTTTATTAAACGCTCCAACCGGAAGCGGAAAAACGTATGCATTATGGTTTCCGATAGTTCTGGATTACATGAAGAAAAATCCTGATTTTAAAAACAAGCATAAACCGGGATTAAAAGCAATCTGGATTACGCCTTTGCGGGCACTTTCGGTAGAAATAAAACAAGCTGCCGAGAGAATTGTCGAGGATTTAGATTTGCCATTGACCGTAGGAATCCGTTCCGGCGATACTTCTCAAAGTGAAAGAACAAAGCAAAGTAAAAAAATGCCGGATTTGCTTATAACAACTCCCGAAAGTTTACAATTGCTTTTAGCATCAAAAGAATTTGCAAAAACTTTTGCCAATTGTTCTGCCATTATTGTCGATGAATGGCATGAATTGTTAGGAACAAAACGCGGTGTTCAAATGGAATTGGCTTTATCGCGATTAAAAACAGTGGCACCTAAAATGCGAATCTGGGGAATTTCGGCGACAATTGGTAATCTTGAATTGGCGCAGCAAGTTTTATTAGGATTAGATTCTGAAGCCTATAAAAACTCTGTTTTGATTAAGGCGAACATCAATAAAAAAATAAAAGTGCTTTCGATTTTACCTGAAAAAATGGACAGTTATCCGTGGCGCGGTCATATGGGTTTGCATTTAATTGATGAGGTTGCAAAAATAATCCGCAAAAGCAAAACGACTTTGATTTTTACCAACGTGCGATCAGCCTGCGAAATGTGGTATCAGGCAATTCTCGAAAAATATCCTGAGTTTGCCGGAGAAATGGCGATGCATCACGGAAGTATCAGTAGAGAAATCCGGCAATGGGTTGAAAACGCGATTCGAAATGAAGAATTAAAAGTTGTCGTTTGTACATCAAGTCTGGATTTGGGAGTTGATTTTGCGCCAGTTGAAACCATTATTCAAATTGGCGGTCCAAAAGGTGTCGCAAGATTTTTGCAAAGAGCCGGACGAAGCGGGCATCAACCGGGAAAAGAAAGTGTTATTTATTTTCTCGCCACTCACGCTATAGAATTAATTGAAGCATCGGCACTAAAAAAAGCAGCTGAAAGAACAATTGTAGAAGATCGGATTCCGTATTTGAATAGTTGGGATGTTTTAGTGCAATATTTAAATACACTGGCGGTTTCTGATGGTTTTTTTCCCGATGAAATTTTTGAAGAAGTCAGGAAAACATTTTGTTATCAAAATATAACCAAAGAAAACTGGAATTGGATTCTCAATTTTATCACCAACGGAAGTCAGAGTTTACAAGCGTATGATGAATACAAAAAAGTAGAAGTTGAAGAAGACGGACGTTTTAAAATAAACAGCCGGTTAATTGCAATGCACCACAGAATGCAAATTGGGACTATTATTGGCGACGCTGCTCTTAATGTTAAATTTTTAAGCGGAGGTTTTATCGGAACAATTGAAGAATGGTTTGCGTCTAAATTGAAACCCGGAGATGTTTTTACGTTTGCAGGAAAAAAACTGGAATTGTTTCGGGTTAAAAATATGCAGGTATTGGTTAGAAAAGCAGATCCTAAAAAAACGTCGAAAACAGTAAGCTGGATGGGCGGACGAATGGCGCTGTCTGTACAAATGAGTGAATTGTTGCGCGAAGAATTATATGCCGCAAATACAGAGAATCTAACACCGGAGTTAAAAGCCTTAAAACCCATTTTTGACAGACAGCGCAAAGAAAGTATCGTTCCTGATAATAACGAGTTTTTAATAGAAACATTTAAAACAAGAGAAGGATTTCATGCCGTTTTTTATCCTTTTGAAGGCAGGTTTGTGCATGAAGCTTTGGCGAGTATTTTGTCATATCGCATTAGTTTATTATCTCCAATCACTTTTTCTCTGGCTTATAATGACTACGGTTTTGAACTTCTTTCGGATCAGGAAATTGATATGCAGGCTGTTTTTGATAATGATTTATTATCTTCGGAATATGTGCATCACGATTTACAGAAAAGTTTGAATTCTACCGAAATGGCGCGAAGAAAATTCAGGGATATTGCCATTATTGCAGGTTTGGTTTTTACCGGAATGCCCGGAAAACCAATTAAAACCAAACATTTACAAAGTGGTTCTCAATTGCTTTTTGAGGTTTTTCGAGATTATGAACCTGATAATTTATTGCTTCAGCAGGCTTTTATAGAAACATTTGAACATCAGTTGGAAGAAGGACGTTTAATTCAGGCTCTGGAAAGAATTAACAGACAAACGATTGTATGGAAAAGATGCAATAAACCAACACCATTTAGCTTTCCGATAATTACAGATCGACTCAGGGAAAAATTATCTAGTGAAACTTTACAAGAAAGAATTAAAAAAATGACAGCCAGTTACATGAAATAATTTCTGGACTGATTTTTGGATAAAAATTGACATGAAAATAATAATAAACAATCAGGATTTTATTCTGCATAAATCCGGTGCGGTTTTTTGGGAGAAAGAAAAAATGCTTTTAATTTCTGATGTACATTTAGGGAAAGTAGCGCATTTTAGAAAACACGGAATGGCGATTCCAAACGATGCTATTTTTGAAAATTTTACACGCTTAAAAGCCGTTTTAGACTTATTTAATCCAAAGACAATTGTTTTTTTGGGCGATTTGTTTCACAGTAAAATCAATAACGAATGGGATTTATTTGTAGAATGGACCAAACAATATTCGCAGAAAATAATATTGGTTGAAGGCAATCATGATATTATTTCAAAAGAATATTATGCAGATTTAAATATCGAAATTTATACAGAATTAGAAATAGACAGTTTTCTATTAACACATCATCCAACAGAAAAAGAAGGTTTTTTTAATTTTTGCGGACATATTCATCCTGCCATAAAATTAAAAGGATTGGGAAGACAATTTTTAAGTTTGCCTTGCTTTTTTTTAAAGCCAAATCAATTAATTTTTCCGGCTTTTGGAGAATTTACGGGGAATTCATATCTAATTCCATCAGAAAATGACAAAGTCTATGCTATTACAAAAGAAGGAATTATTGAAGTTGCAATAAATTAATTTAATGCAAAAGGAGCGCACATTCTAAAAGTAGGAACAATTACTTTGAATGTTTTTGTAGTTGTAAAATTGATCATATTAAAATGACCTTTCATTGCTCCGTAAGGAGATGAAAGCAAACAACCTGAACTATACGTGTGATTTTCGCCTGGTTTTAAAACAGGTTTTTTTCCAATAACACCTTCACCGTCAACAACTTCAATGTCGTTTAAGGAGTCAAAAATATCCCAGTGACGAGATGTTAACTGAACAGAATCTTTACTGTGATTTTCGATTGTAATTACATAACTAAAGGCAAAATGAATCTTGTAGTTCTTGAAGTAAGTACCTTCAAAACTAGTTAAAACAGAAATTTTTATGCCTCTTGTAATCTGAGAAACCATACTAACGTAGTATATATGTGAGTGTTATACGGGCAAACTTACGAAAAAAAATCGTTTAGCCGAAATCCTTTAACAATGTTTTAATTGGTGATATTGATCGAGTTAGCATTTCCTTTTCCAATAACTCTTTCATATCGATCAGAACTTTGTTTGTAATAGACCAATATTGTGTATTCATTTTCGGTTTGATAGAAGTTGCCGTCAATCGCATTTTCATAATCAACAGTACCTTTTTTGTCTGCCACTTTATACTCAAAATTAGTAAAACCCTGCTTGATCATTATTGCTTTTTCGTACACCGCTTTATCTGTATTATAATCCATTTTGTTTTCTGGTGACAGGCTGTAATTATTGAACATTCCGGTAATATAAATGTCTTTGTTTAACCTGAAAGCAGGAGCAGAAAGCGTAAAGTAAACCCAGGCATAATCGGCTTCGATTTCATTGTTGGAGCCGTTGATATTCTTAACAACAAAATTTCCGTTTACATCTTCATAATTGGTATAAATTTGATTTCCTCTTGCCAGATTGGTGTATAAATAAGAATTGTAAATATCATTATTAGAACCCACTTTTCCCACATTATTACTGGCGGCGCGAATGTCTTTATTTTCAAAATATAAAAATTCATTTCCAGCCCAAAAAAGCGTTTCCTGCCCATATTTATAAACCAATTGATTACCAATCGTATATTGAGGCGGAATATTTTTAATGCTCGTGTTAAAATCTCCGTTTTGCAATAAAAGGACTCTCACATTTTGCAAAGGCGTTTGAAAAGCAATATCATTTGAAAGTATCGTAAACTCTAGATTTTGCATATAATCGATATTGCTGAGGTTACGGCTTCTTTTTACCTGAGCCGCAACAGTCGACTGTTCTTCATATAAAATAAATTTTCTGGAAAAAACGACTTCTTTATCCTCATTCAGGATTTTTATAATATAATTTCCTGAAAGTCGCAATTGGGTTGTAAACTGATTCGGAAAAGCAAGTCGGTAATGAGAATACACCTGAAGCGTATTAAAAGAATTGGAGTAATCTGTAATTCTTTGATTGTCAAAACCACGAAGAAAATCTGTTTTCGGAATATCGGTTGGTTTCCAGTTATAATCGCAATGCGTAATATCAAAATAATAATTGGCTTCATTGCCAAATAAATCATCAAATTGCAGTTCAAATGTAGAACCTAATTCGAATATTGGCACAACATTATTTCCGTTTTGAACAAACGAAACAGTTTTGATATTATAAGCAGGAATAACTTCGGTTTGTACTTCCTGGGCTGTCGCCGAAGCAAAAATGAAAAACAAAAGAAGGTTCTGAAACAAAAATTTTGGCATCTTATTAAGTTGTATGAACTCGTTCGTATAATTTTTTTAACACATAGAAACATAGATTTTGTAATTTCAAAAAAGGCGTTTCACTTATTTAAAATGCACAAAGTCGGCTAGGTGTGAGAAATATATTTCTCTTTTATATTCTTAATTCACACATAAAATCTATGTTTCTATGTGTTTAAATTATATCCGGCGCGTTTGTAAAATTGTAAATATAACAATTTATACAACGAAAAATAGTACATTTTATTGGTTTTAAGAACAATTTATTAGGAACTCAAAATGTAATCTAAATTTACTTCTATTTCGTCGTTGATATAACTTTCCTCTAAAAGTGAATCAGACAGAAGCTTTTTATTTTCCTGCAGTTTAATTATTTTTTCTTCAACCGTATTTTTAGAAATAAAACGAATAACATTTACTTTATTTAATTGCCCAATTCGATGTGCCCTTCCAACTCCTTGTTTTTCTGCAAAAGGATTCCACCACGGATCTAAAAACAAAACGTACGAAGCCTTGGTGATGTTTAAACCAACGCCGCCCGCTTTAAGCGAAATAAAAAATAACAAAGGTTGTTCTTTTTCCTGAAAAAGTTTTACTTGCTGTTCTCTTTTTGCAGCAGGAGTTTCACCTGTAATTTCACAAAAAGCTATTTTATTTTCCTTACACCAGGAAGTATAAAAATTCAAATTGGTAACAAACGAGCTAAAAATGATCGTTTTTTGTTTTCCTTTTACTAAATTTTCAAGATAATTTGTGACTGCAATATATTTTCCGGAATCAATTTCAGAATCCTGATCGACCATTTTTGGATGATTACTCAATTGTCTTAGCTTCATCAAAGTGTTGATAATGCTAATTTTATCAGGACCAGATCCATCAGTTTTTAGTAAAAAATTACGAGCTTTTGATTTTTCTTCTTCATAAAGTTTTTCCTGTTCAGGATCCATATTGCAATAATAAATCTGCTCTGATAATTCCGGTAAATCTTTTAAAACCTGTTCTTTGGTTCTTCTTAAAATATAAGGCTGAATAAGATTTTTTAATTCAGATAAACTATTTTCATCCTGCTTTTTCTCAATCGGAATTTTAAAATTCTCTGCAAAAAAAGTATAACTTCCCAAAATATCCGGATTTATAAATTGCATTTGCGACCATAAATCGTCCAGTGAATTTTCGATAGGCGTTCCGCTTAAAGCGATTTTATGAGCCGTACTTATTTTATTAATCGCTTTAAAAATTTTAGAATTTTTGTTTTTAATGTATTGACTTTCGTCTAAAATTAAATAGCGGAAATTGCATTTTTCTAAAATTGAAATATCACGATGAACAATGCTGTAGCTCGTAAAAATTAAATCTGATGATTCTAATCTGCTTGCTAATAACTTTCTGTCGTTACCAACATATTGCACTTTCGAAAAATGCGGAGTAAATTTTGAAGCTTCGTTATACCAGTTAAAAACCAGTGAAGACGGCAAAACAATCAGCGTTTTTAAAGGTTCTCTTTCAACAGTAGTTTCATTTTGAAACAAATCAAAATTCGAGGTTTTTGTTGTAAAACCTAATTGTTCCTGAACAGCAACCAAAACAGCTAAAGTCTGCAATGTCTTACCAAGTCCCATATCATCGGCAAGACAAGCACCTAAATTTGAATTAAAGTGACCTAAAAGCCATTTTACACCGTCAATTTGATAAGGTCTTAAAGTTGCTTTTAGTAAATCAGAAGCACTATATTCAGCATTGTAAATTGGTTCAGCATCATTTTTGATTTCCGGAATCGCATCTAAAGCAGCAAAATTACTTTTGCGTAAAAGCAGATTTCCGTTTTCTGTTTTCGCCAGTTTTGCAAGCGAACTATATTTGCTCAGCCATTCTAAAGGAATCAAAAAATAATTTCCGTCAGGCAGTAAAAAGAGTCTTTCCTTGCTTTTTATGTTTGGAATAATTTCGCTGAAATTAATACTGAAATCGTCAATAGTAATGATGATTTTGATATCAAACCAATCTCCTGTTGTTTCTTTTGAAGTCAAAACACTATGGTTTTGTGTAATGATTTCTTTGCTTTCCAGTTTTAAATTCTGAATCGTAAATCCTAAACTTTCCAGCTCTTCTTTACGATCAATAATAAACTGAATATTAATGTAAGGATCGTTAACTTCCGTATCAGAATTCAATCCGAATAATTCGTTTTTGATTTTTATTAAACCAATTTCAATTAATTTATCTGTATATAAAGTTTCATCAGCACTTCGTTTAAACTGAATTATTTTAGGCTCATTGATAATGCTAAAATCAACAAACGAATGTGTTTTTTTAGTTTTACCGGCATCAAATAAATAACCATTATAATCAAAAAACAGATTAAGGTAATAACAGTTTTTGAAGAAATCATAAACAGGCTGAATCGTGCAGAAAATAATGGTATCACGAAGTTCAATTTCAAAACCAGTTGCCTGAATATCTATTTTTTTGGCTATTTCAGGAATGAAATTTTTAAAATAATTATCAACTAATTTCGAAGGTATTTCGATTGATTTTTTGGTTAAAAAAGGCGAAAGTTTTTTAGCATTCAAATCTTTTAGCTGTCCTAATTTTTTATCTATAATTAACCAGCCCGGTTCATCTAACAGCATGTCAACGCTGCTGTTCATGGGTAAAAATGTAGTTTCGTTTTCTTTTAGAGACAACGTATAGGTAATTCCTTCAGAATGCTTGTCAAATTGAATTTGAGGTACAAAATACAACGGATTTGTATGAACTCTGGAATGATAAAAATCTTTTTCAACGCCCAGATTAATCGATAACGGAAATTGGTCTTCAACAATTAAACTGTAAAAGGCACTTAAATTTAGCTGCAAATGCTGACGAATTGCAAAATCAATTTTGGAATCTTTTTGTAAATCAGCAATTGTTTTTGCCGATTTAATTTTGGCGCTAAACTTTTTAAATATAAAGTCAGGCTTTAATGATTCGCAGGCTGTCAGTATTTTTTTTGTATTGGAATCTAAATTTTCAAATACAATTCCAAAACCTGAAAGCACATCGGCACTTGCTTTTTTATTTAAATACTTGATTTCATCGGTATCCTCAACGATATAGGCTGTTGGGATATAAACATTCAGGTTTTTTTCAAAACTGATGTCAAAACAAAACTGAAATGATTTTGAACGTTCCAAGATTAGGGGTGGTTTGATTGATTTGGGAAGCTGTCTAAATTTAAAAAGTTTTCAAAATATTAATAATTTGAAAACTTTTTAAATGAACTTATATCACTTATATAGTGTAAAAAATATGTGTTTAGTTTTCTTGTTTGAAACAAAGTGGAATAATTTCGCCTTTTGCCAAACAATATTTTTCTACCAATTCAGGCGCAATTTTATTCGTATAATCTTCTTCGATTACGATAAAACCAATGCTTCTTAATTTGTCAAAATAATCGCGTCCATAAATACGTACGTGATCGTATTGACCAAAGATTTTAGCGCGTTCTTTTTGATCTGTAATGGTATCGTCAGCAAAAGTTTTTTCTCTCGATAAGTCTTGTGGAATTTGTAAAACTGCCATTCCGCCTGGTTTTAGTACACGAAATAATTCCTGCATTGCTTTTGTATCATCCGGAATATGTTCTAAAACATGATTACACAAAATAACATCATATTCATTGTCTTTGAAAGGCAAATTACAAATGTCTGCTTTTACATCTGCCAAAGGCGAAAATAAATCTGTTGTAGTATAATCAAGGTTTTTTTGCTTGCGAAATAATTTGTAAAATGCTTGTTCCGGAGCAAAATGCAGCACCTTTTTCGGAGCTGTAAAAAAATCTGTCTGATCGTTTAAATACAACCAAAGCAAACGGTGTCTTTCTAACGAAAGTGTACTTGGCGAAAGCACATTATTACGTTGTTTTCCGTATCCGTAAGGTAAAAATGATCTAAAGCTTTTTCCGTCAATCGGATCAGTAAATTTGTCTCCTTTTAATGATAAAGCCAAAATCGGACGCGCCACATAACTCAAACGAATTAATAATGGGCGAGGGATTGTGTTAAGTACTAATTTGAAAAGTTTTTTCACGGTTTAATAGATTTGAACACGAATTTCACAAATTTACACGGATTACCGTAGTGGTGAAATTTCACGAACCTTTGATTTGGGTTAAAGTATTATTCTTTTATATTTTAGGCTGTCCTCTCCAAAATTAACTAGTAAACCTAGTTTGTTTTTTGATGCAGCCAGATAATTTAATGTTTGTTTAATTTCGCTAGTAGAAAGAGCTGCAATTGCTTTTAATTCTAAAATGATTTCATTGAAAATTACAAAATCAGCAAAATAATAACTCGATAATATAATGTCCTTAATAAGCAATATTATATTTTAATTCTCGATTATAAGGAATTTCATTTCTTTGAAACTCATATTCCAAAGCATCACCATACACTTTTTCACTATGTCCTTTTCCTAAAATTTTATGGACTTCCATACAGATTCCTATAATTTTATAAGACTCTTCTCTTAAATATAATTCATTCATCATTTATTCAATCAATCATTTATTCAGTGAAATTTGTACACGATATTATTTCGTGTTAATTTGTGAAATTCGTGTTATAATACTAACGGCACTTTTCGAAATTCATCTTCTTCATTGCTTTCAATTCCTAACGCTTTATAGATATATTGAAAAGTCGATAATAATTCTGGTTTTCCATCAATTAAGGCAACGTCGTGTTCAAAATGTGCACTTGGTTTTCCGTCAGCGGTAAGGATTGTCCAGCCGTCTTTAAGTTGTTTGATGTTTCTGGTTCCCATATTAATCATTGGCTCAATTGCAACGACCATTCCTTCAACAAAAAGCTTTCCACGACCACGTTTTCCGTAGTTTGGCATTTCTGGTTCTTCGTGCATTTTTTGTCCTACACCGTGACCAACCAGTTCACGAACAACTCCGTATCCATGAGCTTCGGTATATTTTTGAATCGCGTTTCCAACATCTTCAACACGATTTCCGGCTTTAAATTCTCTAATTCCAACATAAAGAGATTCTTTCGTTACTTTCAAAAGTTTTTTAACTTCCGGCGCAACTTCTCCAATTTCAAAACTATAAGCGTGATCACCGTGATATCCGTTTTTAAAAGCACCACAATCCACAGAAATTACATCTCCGTTTTTCAAAGGTGTATTATTTGGGATCCCGTGTACAACTTGTGCATTTGGACTCATACAAAGTGAATTCGGAAAATCGTACAATCCCAGAAAACTAGGAACTGCGCCATGATCGCGAATAAATTCTTCGGCTAATTTGTCAAGATATAATGTAGTAACTCCTTCTTTAATTTCAGAAGCAATCATTCCTAATGTTTTAGATACGATCAAAGCACTTTCGCGCATTAATTCAATTTCCTCTCTTGTTTTTTGGATAATCATATTTTTCAGATTTTCAGTTCGCAAAAGTACAATTTTTAATATAAATTTCAGGCTAAAATTTTCCGTGATGAATTGGTTTTTTTTCACCACGATTTGCTTCGCCTGTTTGCTATCGCTCGAGTCACGAATGAATACAAATTATTTATTTGGCAATTAATATATAGTTTATAAAAATTCGTGAATTCGTGGCAAACTTCAATAAGATTAAAGTTTCTTTTTGACAGAAAAAACGTAAATTAGTAGTAAAAACGTTTACAATCATGAAAACTCCAATAGTTCAGGAAAATATATCCAAAGAAAAAGCTTTACGAAAAATGAAAGGAAATGCTTTGGCACTTTTAGGTTTTGCGGTCCTTTTATTTATAATTGCTATTTATTTTAAAATTCCGATGCTGCAGGCTTTTAGCGAAGCGGCAATGGTGGGCGGAATTGCAGATTGGTTTGCAGTTGTCG
It contains:
- a CDS encoding DUF5103 domain-containing protein — translated: MPKFLFQNLLLFFIFASATAQEVQTEVIPAYNIKTVSFVQNGNNVVPIFELGSTFELQFDDLFGNEANYYFDITHCDYNWKPTDIPKTDFLRGFDNQRITDYSNSFNTLQVYSHYRLAFPNQFTTQLRLSGNYIIKILNEDKEVVFSRKFILYEEQSTVAAQVKRSRNLSNIDYMQNLEFTILSNDIAFQTPLQNVRVLLLQNGDFNTSIKNIPPQYTIGNQLVYKYGQETLFWAGNEFLYFENKDIRAASNNVGKVGSNNDIYNSYLYTNLARGNQIYTNYEDVNGNFVVKNINGSNNEIEADYAWVYFTLSAPAFRLNKDIYITGMFNNYSLSPENKMDYNTDKAVYEKAIMIKQGFTNFEYKVADKKGTVDYENAIDGNFYQTENEYTILVYYKQSSDRYERVIGKGNANSINITN
- a CDS encoding DEAD/DEAH box helicase, with protein sequence MERSKSFQFCFDISFEKNLNVYIPTAYIVEDTDEIKYLNKKASADVLSGFGIVFENLDSNTKKILTACESLKPDFIFKKFSAKIKSAKTIADLQKDSKIDFAIRQHLQLNLSAFYSLIVEDQFPLSINLGVEKDFYHSRVHTNPLYFVPQIQFDKHSEGITYTLSLKENETTFLPMNSSVDMLLDEPGWLIIDKKLGQLKDLNAKKLSPFLTKKSIEIPSKLVDNYFKNFIPEIAKKIDIQATGFEIELRDTIIFCTIQPVYDFFKNCYYLNLFFDYNGYLFDAGKTKKTHSFVDFSIINEPKIIQFKRSADETLYTDKLIEIGLIKIKNELFGLNSDTEVNDPYINIQFIIDRKEELESLGFTIQNLKLESKEIITQNHSVLTSKETTGDWFDIKIIITIDDFSINFSEIIPNIKSKERLFLLPDGNYFLIPLEWLSKYSSLAKLAKTENGNLLLRKSNFAALDAIPEIKNDAEPIYNAEYSASDLLKATLRPYQIDGVKWLLGHFNSNLGACLADDMGLGKTLQTLAVLVAVQEQLGFTTKTSNFDLFQNETTVEREPLKTLIVLPSSLVFNWYNEASKFTPHFSKVQYVGNDRKLLASRLESSDLIFTSYSIVHRDISILEKCNFRYLILDESQYIKNKNSKIFKAINKISTAHKIALSGTPIENSLDDLWSQMQFINPDILGSYTFFAENFKIPIEKKQDENSLSELKNLIQPYILRRTKEQVLKDLPELSEQIYYCNMDPEQEKLYEEEKSKARNFLLKTDGSGPDKISIINTLMKLRQLSNHPKMVDQDSEIDSGKYIAVTNYLENLVKGKQKTIIFSSFVTNLNFYTSWCKENKIAFCEITGETPAAKREQQVKLFQEKEQPLLFFISLKAGGVGLNITKASYVLFLDPWWNPFAEKQGVGRAHRIGQLNKVNVIRFISKNTVEEKIIKLQENKKLLSDSLLEESYINDEIEVNLDYILSS
- a CDS encoding class I SAM-dependent methyltransferase, whose product is MKKLFKLVLNTIPRPLLIRLSYVARPILALSLKGDKFTDPIDGKSFRSFLPYGYGKQRNNVLSPSTLSLERHRLLWLYLNDQTDFFTAPKKVLHFAPEQAFYKLFRKQKNLDYTTTDLFSPLADVKADICNLPFKDNEYDVILCNHVLEHIPDDTKAMQELFRVLKPGGMAVLQIPQDLSREKTFADDTITDQKERAKIFGQYDHVRIYGRDYFDKLRSIGFIVIEEDYTNKIAPELVEKYCLAKGEIIPLCFKQEN
- a CDS encoding GxxExxY protein; the protein is MLIKDIILSSYYFADFVIFNEIILELKAIAALSTSEIKQTLNYLAASKNKLGLLVNFGEDSLKYKRIIL
- a CDS encoding GxxExxY protein, yielding MEVHKILGKGHSEKVYGDALEYEFQRNEIPYNRELKYNIAY
- the map gene encoding type I methionyl aminopeptidase, whose amino-acid sequence is MIIQKTREEIELMRESALIVSKTLGMIASEIKEGVTTLYLDKLAEEFIRDHGAVPSFLGLYDFPNSLCMSPNAQVVHGIPNNTPLKNGDVISVDCGAFKNGYHGDHAYSFEIGEVAPEVKKLLKVTKESLYVGIREFKAGNRVEDVGNAIQKYTEAHGYGVVRELVGHGVGQKMHEEPEMPNYGKRGRGKLFVEGMVVAIEPMINMGTRNIKQLKDGWTILTADGKPSAHFEHDVALIDGKPELLSTFQYIYKALGIESNEEDEFRKVPLVL